From the genome of Triticum aestivum cultivar Chinese Spring chromosome 3B, IWGSC CS RefSeq v2.1, whole genome shotgun sequence, one region includes:
- the LOC123071325 gene encoding transcription factor GHD7 isoform X2: protein MFRHSSSAPSYGDAYMQEALPAVPTLIPRSAAGGYFDGGNVGGVFPPFAAASSPPSSYSSSYYNIHRSISAHSLPLPLHIQLGDNFNGGGAFFSSSSPSPHQQLSLPPMSSSPSSSCGDLYDFSSSACTVRRVFSTGDLQGMNGSSPVPSGDGCGQDAGGGPFSQKVGRYSAEERKERVERYRLKRHQRNFTKKITYACRKSLADSRPRVKGRFARNGEAEAETDDREASDNSYDYCGYSEPSNQSTGNSRYHGQQHIKDDRVCNGAAAAAFAGVSDNGDWWWRAPGAEGPRQVGFDVDEELWATLGDMLSVNLAS from the exons ATGTTCCGCCATTCCTCGTCGGCGCCTTCGTACGGCGACGCCTACATGCAGGAGGCCCTGCCCGCAGTGCCGACCCTGATCCCTCGCTCTGCCGCCGGGGGATACTTCGACGGTGGCAATGTCGGTGGAGTGTTCCCtcccttcgccgccgcctcgtctccgccgTCATCCTACTCCTCGTCGTACTACAACATCCATCGCAGCATCAGCGCGCACTCGCTGCCGCTCCCGCTCCACATCCAGCTCGGCGACAACTTCAACGGCGGCGGCGCATTCTTCTCGTCCTCGTCCCCGTCCCCTCACCAGCAGCTGTCTTTGCCGCCCATgtcctcctccccgtcctcctcctgcGGCGATCTGTATGATTTCAGCAGCTCCGCATGCACAGTCCGCCGCGTCTTCAGCACCGGCGATCTCCAG GGGATGAACGGGTCATCGCCGGTGCCGTCAGGCGACGGCTGCGGCCAAGACGCCGGAGGAGGCCCGTTCTCGCAGAAGGTCGGGCGATACAGCGCTGAAGAGCGCAAGGAGCGGGTAGAGAGATATCGCTTAAAACGCCACCAGAGGAACTTCACCAAAAAAATCACC TACGCGTGCAGGAAGTCGCTGGCCGACAGCCGGCCGAGGGTGAAGGGCCGGTTCGCGAGGAacggcgaggcggaggcggagaCCGACGACCGGGAGGCGTCCGATAACAGCTATGACTATTGCGGCTACAGCGAGCCCAGCAACCAGAGCACCGGGAACAGCCGCTACCACGGCCAGCAGCATATCAAGGACGACAGAGTCTGCAACGGTGCCGCCGCAGCAGCGTTCGCTGGAGTCAGCGACAATGGCGACTGGTGGTGGCGGGCTCCGGGGGCGGAGGGGCCGCGGCAGGTCGGCTTCGACGTCGACGAGGAGCTGTGGGCCACCCTGGGCGACATGCTGTCCGTGAACCTGGCGTCGTAG
- the LOC123071323 gene encoding putative respiratory burst oxidase homolog protein H yields the protein MASPGRGYADRAAPPLDGITVDGGGGRTPPPAGLPRPPGFRGLMQQPSRLASGVRQFASRVSMKVPEVVPGIRPGGGRMTRMQSSAQMGLKGLRFLDKTSGSKEGWKAVERRFDEMSKASGRLPKESFGKCIGMGDSKEFAGELFVTLSRRRSIEPEQGITKEQLREFWTEMTDQNFDSRLRIFFDMCDKNGDGMLTEDEVKEVIILSASANKLAKLKSHAATYSSLIMEELDPDDRGYIEIWQLETLLRGMVSAQAPEVKLKRTTSSLARTMIPMRYRSPLKRHVTRTMDFIHENWKRIWLVTLWLAANLALFVYKFEQYKHRSSFQVMGNCVCVAKGAAETLKLNMALILLPVCRNTLTTLRSTALSHVIPFDDNINFHKVLAGAIAVGTVVHTLAHVTCDFPRLISCPSDKFMALLGPNFGFRQPTYPDLLASAPGVTGILMIIIMTFSFTLAMHTFRRSVVKLPSPLHHLAGFNAFWYAHHLLLLVYVLLVVHSYFIFLTRIWYKKTTWMFLIVPVLFYACERIIRKVRENNYHVNILKAAIYPGNVLSLHMKKPPGFKYKSGMYLFVKCPDVSPFEWHPFSITSAPGDDYLSVHIRTLGDWTSELRSLFGKCCEAQVTSKKATLSRLETTVVADSATEDTRFPKVFIDGPYGAPAQNYKKYDILLLIGLGIGATPFISILKDLLNNIKSNDEVESIHGSEIGSFKNSGPGRAYFYWVTREQGSFDWFKGVMNEVADNDHSNVIEMHNYLTSVYEEGDARSALIAMVQSLQHAKNGVDIVSGSKIRTHFARPNWRKVFSDLANAHKNSRIGVFYCGSPTLTKQLKDLSKEFSQTTTTRFHFHKENF from the exons ATGGCGTCGCCGGGCCGCGGGTACGCGGACCGGGCAGCGCCGCCGCTGGACGGGATCACGGTCGACGGGGGCGGCGGCAGGACGCCGCCGCCGGCGGGGCTGCCGAGGCCGCCGGGGTTCCGGGGGCTGATGCAGCAGCCGTCGCGGCTGGCGTCCGGGGTGCGGCAGTTCGCGTCGCGGGTGTCGATGAAGGTGCCGGAGGTGGTGCCCGGCATCCGGCCGGGCGGCGGGCGGATGACGCGGATGCAGTCCAGCGCGCAGATGGGGCTCAAGGGGCTGCGCTTCCTCGACAAGACCTCCGGGAGCAAGGAGGGCTGGAAGGCCGTCGAGCGCCGCTTCGACGAGATGAGCAAGGCCAGCGGCCGCCTCCCCAAGGAGAGCTTCGGCAAGTGCATCG GCATGGGGGACTCCAAGGAGTTCGCCGGCGAGCTGTTCGTGACGCTGTCGAGGCGGAGGAGCATCGAGCCGGAGCAGGGCATCACCAAGGAGCAGCTCAGGGAGTTCTGGACGGAGATGACCGACCAGAACTTCGACTCGCGGCTCCGCATTTTCTTCGACAT GTGCGACAAGAACGGCGATGGGATGCTCACGGAAGATGAGGTCAAGGAG GTTATTATATTGAGCGCGTCGGCGAACAAGCTGGCCAAGCTCAAGAGCCACGCCGCGACCTACTCGTCGCTGATCATGGAGGAGCTCGACCCCGACGACCGCGGCTACATCGAG ATTTGGCAGCTGGAGACTTTGCTCCGCGGGATGGTGAGCGCGCAGGCGCCGGAGGTGAAGCTGAAGCGGACGACGTCGAGCCTGGCGAGGACGATGATCCCGATGCGGTACCGGAGCCCGCTGAAGCGGCACGTCACCAGGACCATGGACTTCATCCACGAGAACTGGAAGCGGATATGGCTGGTGACGCTCTGGCTGGCCGCCAACCTCGCCCTCTTCGTCTACAAGTTCGAGCAGTACAAGCACCGGTCctccttccaggtcatgggaaacTGCGTCTGCGTCGCCAAGGGCGCCGCCGAGACGCTCAAGCTCAACATGGCGCTCATCCTGCTGCCCGTCTGCCGCAACACGCTCACCACCCTCCGCTCCACCGCGCTCAGCCACGTCATCCCCTTCGACGACAACATCAACTTCCACAAGGTGCTCGCCGGCGCCATCGCCGTCGGCACCGTGGTGCACACGCTCGCCCACGTCACCTGCGACTTCCCCAGGCTCATCTCCTGCCCGAGCGACAAGTTCATGGCCCTGCTGGGCCCCAACTTCGGCTTCAGGCAGCCGACGTACCCGGACCTGCTGGCCAGCGCCCCAGGGGTCACCGGCatcctcatgatcatcatcatgacCTTCTCCTTCACGCTGGCCATGCACACCTTCAGGCGGAGCGTCGTCAAGCTGCCGtcgccgctgcaccacctggccgGCTTCAACGCCTTCTGGTACGCGCACCACCTGCTGCTGCTCGTCTATGTCCTCCTCGTGGTGCATTCCTACTTCATATTCCTCACCAGAATCTGGTACAAGAAGACG ACATGGATGTTCCTCATAGTCCCTGTCCTCTTCTACGCCTGCGAGAGGATTATCAGAAAAGTTCGCGAAAACAACTACCACGTGAACATTCTCAAG GCTGCGATTTACCCAGGAAATGTGCTCTCTCTTCACATGAAGAAGCCACCGGGTTTCAAGTACAAGAGTGGGATGTACCTGTTTGTGAAATGCCCTGACGTTTCGCCTTTCGAATG GCATCCGTTCTCCATCACTTCTGCACCTGGAGATGATTACCTGAGCGTGCATATCCGCACGCTAGGTGACTGGACATCTGAACTCAGGAGCTTGTTCGGGAAG TGTTGCGAGGCACAAGTTACTTCCAAGAAGGCTACCCTTTCGAGACTTGAAACTACAGTTGTGGCAGACTCTGCGACAGAAGACACCAG GTTTCCTAAGGTCTTTATCGATGGCCCTTATGGTGCACCGGCGCAAAATTACAAGAAATACGACATTCTTTTGCTTATCGGTCTTGGGATTGGCGCCACTCCTTTCATCAGCATATTGAAAGATCTCTTGAACAACATAAAGTCCAATGAT GAGGTGGAAAGCATACACGGTTCTGAGATAGGCAGCTTCAAGAACAGTGGGCCAGGAAGAGCTTACTTCTACTGGGTTACCAGAGAGCAAGGATCCTTCGACTGGTTCAAAGGAGTCATGAATGAAGTTGCTGACAACGATCACAGC AATGTCATCGAGATGCACAATTACCTCACCAGCGTGTATGAAGAAGGCGACGCAAGGTCAGCGCTGATTGCCATGGTTCAGTCACTCCAGCATGCCAAAAATGGTGTTGACATTGTCTCCGGAAGCAAG ATTCGGACACATTTTGCAAGACCTAACTGGAGAAAAGTGTTCTCCGATTTGGCCAATGCCCACAAGAACTCTCGTATAG GTGTTTTCTATTGTGGATCTCCAACACTCACGAAACAACTCAAGGATCTTTCAAAAGAATTCAGCCAGACAACCACAACTAGGTTCCATTTCCACAAGGAAAACTTCTAA
- the LOC123071324 gene encoding uncharacterized protein codes for MEGSKNMQESDTASVVIVPREPAVIINGVPDLPPDFASGSQPAVRDAPGSRVDHRFGEWLEGRKVRKQFGDKYFAGKVVKYDSESNWYSVVYDDGDQEDLEWLELEEILLPLDITIPLRKLVMDKFKHQNAVPDYRLKGARSSQGTNGTSNQMVVRAVNGQQSNNLPLPGLLQASPSNAETVRAERLKMQTSKRKTEEVYQPKKRGRPRKDRTISVSGDIEPKKRGRPPKEKNISGESSVHKRNAETVRAEKLKRESLRVRGA; via the coding sequence ATGGAGGGGAGTAAGAACATGCAAGAGTCAGACACTGCATCTGTTGTCATAGTACCCAGGGAGCCTGCTGTCATTATCAATGGTGTCCCAGACTTGCCTCCTGATTTCGCATCTGGTTCACAACCTGCAGTAAGAGATGCTCCAGGATCTCGAGTTGATCATCGCTTTGGTGAATGGCTAGAAGGGCGGAAAGTGAGAAAGCAGTTTGGAGACAAGTATTTTGCAGGGAAAGTTGTCAAGTATGACAGTGAAAGCAATTGGTACAGTGTTGTCTATGATGATGGAGACCAGGAAGATCTTGAATGGCTTGAACTGGAGGAGATCCTGCTACCATTGGACATAACCATTCCACTCAGAAAACTTGTTATGGACAAATTCAAACATCAGAATGCTGTTCCTGACTACAGACTTAAGGGGGCTAGATCATCGCAAGGAACTAATGGTACTAGCAACCAGATGGTGGTTAGAGCAGTAAATGGCCAACAGTCAAACAACCTACCACTACCAGGGTTGCTTCAGGCGTCCCCGTCAAATGCAGAGACTGTCAGGGCAGAAAGACTGAAGATGCAGACCTCCAAAAGAAAAACTGAAGAGGTATATCAGCCTAAAAAAAGGGGCAGGCCTCGAAAGGATAGAACTATATCAGTATCAGGTGACATTGAACCTAAAAAAAGAGGCAGACCTCCAAAAGAAAAGAACATATCTGGGGAGAGTAGTGTTCATAAGCGCAATGCAGAGACTGTCAGGGCAGAAAAACTGAAGAGAGAAAGCTTGCGTGTTCGAGGGGCATAA
- the LOC123065883 gene encoding uncharacterized protein isoform X2, whose translation MACGWMRGGGPYGQQVTRGQDLTGKDFSGQTLIKQDFKTSILRQTNFKGANLLGASFFDADLTACWRSNQVIFIQDGDNLDRLLQLLDPSEGKLMAKGLILSAVMSLAEIGAGRKKIVSSEHFGSLNELADSGDSDAKKVVKKIANNSRLQSMFSKIWSA comes from the exons ATGGCGTGCGGGTGGATGCGGGGAGGCGGGCCGTACGGGCAGCAGGTTACGCGGGGGCAGGACCTCACCGGCAAGGACTTCAGCGGCCAGACGCTCATCAAGCAGGACTTCAAGACC TCCATTCTGCGGCAGACCAACTTCAAAGGCGCAAACCTGCTCGGCGCCAGCTTCTTCGATGCGGACCTCACAG CCTGCTGGCGCTCAAACCAGGTCATCTTCATCCAGGACGGCGACAACCTGGACCGGCTGCTGCAGCTGCTCGACCCGTCCGAGGGCAAGCTGATGGCCAAGggcctcatcctctccgccgtCATGTCGCTGGCCGAGATAGGCGCCGGGAGGAAGAAGATCGTGTCGTCGGAGCACTTCGGGAGCCTCAATGAGCTGGCCGACTCCGGCGACTCCGACGCCAAGAAGGTCGTCAAGAAGATCGCCAACAACAGCAGGCTGCAGTCCATGTTCAGCAAGATATGGAGCGCCTAA
- the LOC123065883 gene encoding uncharacterized protein isoform X3, with protein MAMSILGALKLAPSPPATAAQPAWLGSSSVRFHLANAGAAALVAASLLVADPALAFRSILRQTNFKGANLLGASFFDADLTGSLLMQTCSAQVLSSLLALKPGHLHPGRRQPGPAAAAARPVRGQADGQGPHPLRRHVAGRDRRREEEDRVVGALREPQ; from the exons ATGGCCATGTCAATCCTCGGCGCTCTCAAGCTCGCCCCGTcccctccggcgacggcggcgcagcCGGCGTGGCTCGGCTCCTCCTCGGTGCGCTTCCACCTCGCcaacgccggcgccgccgcgctgGTCGCCGCCTCGCTGCTCGTCGCCGACCCGGCCCTCGCGTTCAGG TCCATTCTGCGGCAGACCAACTTCAAAGGCGCAAACCTGCTCGGCGCCAGCTTCTTCGATGCGGACCTCACAG GTAGCCTACTGATGCAAACCTGCTCGGCGCAGGTGCTGTCCAGCCTGCTGGCGCTCAAACCAGGTCATCTTCATCCAGGACGGCGACAACCTGGACCGGCTGCTGCAGCTGCTCGACCCGTCCGAGGGCAAGCTGATGGCCAAGggcctcatcctctccgccgtCATGTCGCTGGCCGAGATAGGCGCCGGGAGGAAGAAGATCGTGTCGTCGGAGCACTTCGGGAGCCTCAATGA
- the LOC123071325 gene encoding transcription factor GHD7 isoform X1, with product MFRHSSSAPSYGDAYMQEALPAVPTLIPRSAAGGYFDGGNVGGVFPPFAAASSPPSSYSSSYYNIHRSISAHSLPLPLHIQLGDNFNGGGAFFSSSSPSPHQQLSLPPMSSSPSSSCGDLYDFSSSACTVRRVFSTGDLQQGMNGSSPVPSGDGCGQDAGGGPFSQKVGRYSAEERKERVERYRLKRHQRNFTKKITYACRKSLADSRPRVKGRFARNGEAEAETDDREASDNSYDYCGYSEPSNQSTGNSRYHGQQHIKDDRVCNGAAAAAFAGVSDNGDWWWRAPGAEGPRQVGFDVDEELWATLGDMLSVNLAS from the exons ATGTTCCGCCATTCCTCGTCGGCGCCTTCGTACGGCGACGCCTACATGCAGGAGGCCCTGCCCGCAGTGCCGACCCTGATCCCTCGCTCTGCCGCCGGGGGATACTTCGACGGTGGCAATGTCGGTGGAGTGTTCCCtcccttcgccgccgcctcgtctccgccgTCATCCTACTCCTCGTCGTACTACAACATCCATCGCAGCATCAGCGCGCACTCGCTGCCGCTCCCGCTCCACATCCAGCTCGGCGACAACTTCAACGGCGGCGGCGCATTCTTCTCGTCCTCGTCCCCGTCCCCTCACCAGCAGCTGTCTTTGCCGCCCATgtcctcctccccgtcctcctcctgcGGCGATCTGTATGATTTCAGCAGCTCCGCATGCACAGTCCGCCGCGTCTTCAGCACCGGCGATCTCCAG CAGGGGATGAACGGGTCATCGCCGGTGCCGTCAGGCGACGGCTGCGGCCAAGACGCCGGAGGAGGCCCGTTCTCGCAGAAGGTCGGGCGATACAGCGCTGAAGAGCGCAAGGAGCGGGTAGAGAGATATCGCTTAAAACGCCACCAGAGGAACTTCACCAAAAAAATCACC TACGCGTGCAGGAAGTCGCTGGCCGACAGCCGGCCGAGGGTGAAGGGCCGGTTCGCGAGGAacggcgaggcggaggcggagaCCGACGACCGGGAGGCGTCCGATAACAGCTATGACTATTGCGGCTACAGCGAGCCCAGCAACCAGAGCACCGGGAACAGCCGCTACCACGGCCAGCAGCATATCAAGGACGACAGAGTCTGCAACGGTGCCGCCGCAGCAGCGTTCGCTGGAGTCAGCGACAATGGCGACTGGTGGTGGCGGGCTCCGGGGGCGGAGGGGCCGCGGCAGGTCGGCTTCGACGTCGACGAGGAGCTGTGGGCCACCCTGGGCGACATGCTGTCCGTGAACCTGGCGTCGTAG
- the LOC123065883 gene encoding uncharacterized protein isoform X1, whose protein sequence is MAMSILGALKLAPSPPATAAQPAWLGSSSVRFHLANAGAAALVAASLLVADPALAFRSILRQTNFKGANLLGASFFDADLTACWRSNQVIFIQDGDNLDRLLQLLDPSEGKLMAKGLILSAVMSLAEIGAGRKKIVSSEHFGSLNELADSGDSDAKKVVKKIANNSRLQSMFSKIWSA, encoded by the exons ATGGCCATGTCAATCCTCGGCGCTCTCAAGCTCGCCCCGTcccctccggcgacggcggcgcagcCGGCGTGGCTCGGCTCCTCCTCGGTGCGCTTCCACCTCGCcaacgccggcgccgccgcgctgGTCGCCGCCTCGCTGCTCGTCGCCGACCCGGCCCTCGCGTTCAGG TCCATTCTGCGGCAGACCAACTTCAAAGGCGCAAACCTGCTCGGCGCCAGCTTCTTCGATGCGGACCTCACAG CCTGCTGGCGCTCAAACCAGGTCATCTTCATCCAGGACGGCGACAACCTGGACCGGCTGCTGCAGCTGCTCGACCCGTCCGAGGGCAAGCTGATGGCCAAGggcctcatcctctccgccgtCATGTCGCTGGCCGAGATAGGCGCCGGGAGGAAGAAGATCGTGTCGTCGGAGCACTTCGGGAGCCTCAATGAGCTGGCCGACTCCGGCGACTCCGACGCCAAGAAGGTCGTCAAGAAGATCGCCAACAACAGCAGGCTGCAGTCCATGTTCAGCAAGATATGGAGCGCCTAA